From the Diadema setosum chromosome 3, eeDiaSeto1, whole genome shotgun sequence genome, the window CCTATGATGCTGTacaatggggggagggggggggggggtggaggggtgATATAGCCTCATTGGTCAATCTGTtaaagactagtcctgagtatacttgggcaggtgtctatatgGGAAATGTGAGTTACAGCAGATCAGCTCATTCTCAACAaattaaagagatggtatagttgtggtggagatgggggggggggggttcaacttgtaactttttgttttgtaacaaATTAGAAATTACTTTATATTGAAACTTTAAGagaatacaattctaagaagaattcaaatcTGATAAAAATCACtcttgaagtggctgagatatgaacaaacaaagtaaaagaaaacaatctTGATAAGTTGGGCCCAGCCTTTTACATTGTATTAGAATTGCTTTGTTTAGCTGAACCACGTATCACAAGAATGTTCCATGCCACTTGTTGTGAGGACTGGAAAAAATACTGCTCAGTTATTTTTCTCCTCCTCAGGGGTCGGACTTCGACAGCTCGCAGGGACTGCTGAGCGGCACGGTCAAGCGATTGGACGGGATGTTGAGCTCGGGGCGTGGCAATCGTAAGCTCATGTGCTACATGGTGGTGGGTATCGTCCTCCTCTTCGTCTTTGCCTACGTTCTCTTATCGAGAGTGACTAGTCACTGAATTTGCACCGAACTATTCAAGGAGAGAACTTGAACTTGAGCTTGAAGGGAGCAGCA encodes:
- the LOC140226246 gene encoding BET1-like protein yields the protein MTTEDMLEAENDRMTQGLAAKVSTLKSIAMDIEDDTKEQNQYLDGMGSDFDSSQGLLSGTVKRLDGMLSSGRGNRKLMCYMVVGIVLLFVFAYVLLSRVTSH